One window of the Nicotiana tabacum cultivar K326 chromosome 4, ASM71507v2, whole genome shotgun sequence genome contains the following:
- the LOC107776161 gene encoding RING-H2 finger protein ATL77-like, whose product MVMEIVVSVVLLLVGIAVLVFIHVCIVGRAFRSRNGINGVIFNPRNVNKSMSKEDIKKLPCFDYSVEIKGSSSPVDCAVCLENFKAGEKCRLLPKCNHNFHAQCIDSWLQKTAACPICRASAKSPLKTEQENNNSSEVGLEMT is encoded by the coding sequence atgGTAATGGAAATTGTGGTCTCCGTAGTGTTGCTGTTAGTGGGAATAGCTGTTTTGGTATTcattcatgtttgtattgttggaAGAGCATTTAGGAGCAGAAATGGTATAAATGGTGTCATTTTTAATCCAAGAAATGTGAACAAAAGCATGTCAAAGGAAGATATAAAGAAGCTGCCCTGTTTTGATTACAGTGTGGAAATAAAAGGAAGTAGTAGCCCTGTGGATTGTGCTGTGTGTTTGGAGAATTTTAAGGCTGGTGAAAAGTGCAGGCTTTTACCAAAGTGTAACCATAATTTTCATGCTCAATGCATTGATTCATGGCTACAGAAAACAGCTGCTTGTCCAATTTGCAGAGCCAGTGCTAAATCGCCATTGAAAACAGAGCAAGAAAACAACAATTCTAGTGAAGTTGGACTTGAAATGACTTAA